A DNA window from Camelina sativa cultivar DH55 chromosome 17, Cs, whole genome shotgun sequence contains the following coding sequences:
- the LOC104754410 gene encoding monothiol glutaredoxin-S1 has protein sequence MEKISNLLEDKPVVIFSKTSCCMSHTIKSLISGYGANPTVYELDEMSNGAEVERALAELGCKPTVPAVFIGQQLVGGANQLMSLQVRNQLGSLLRRAGAIWI, from the coding sequence ATGGAGAAGATATCAAATTTGTTAGAAGACAAGCCAGTGGTGATATTCAGCAAGACCTCGTGCTGTATGAGTCACACTATCAAGTCGCTTATATCTGGATATGGTGCGAATCCAACGGTGTACGAACTAGATGAGATGTCTAATGGAGCAGAAGTCGAAAGAGCACTGGCCGAGCTTGGATGCAAACCGACCGTGCCAGCTGTCTTCATAGGACAACAGCTCGTCGGTGGTGCAAATCAGCTTATGTCTCTTCAAGTCCGGAACCAACTAGGTTCGTTGCTCCGAAGAGCTGGAGCTATATGGATTTAA
- the LOC104754409 gene encoding BTB/POZ domain-containing protein At1g03010 isoform X2, with amino-acid sequence MEYRSISYMIVKFKPISDVSSDLTVQVGSSSFCLHKFPLVSRSGKIRKLLADPKISNICLPNAPGGSEAFELAAKFCYGIDIEINLLNIAKLRCASHYLEMTEDFSEDNLATKTEHFLKETIFPSISNSIVVLHHCETLIPVSEDINLVNRLIIAIANNACKEQLTSGLLKLDYTFSGTNIEPETPLDWWGKSLAILNLDFFQRVVSAVKSKGLRQDVISKILISYTNKSLQGLMVRDPKLEKDRVLDVECKKKQRLIVETIVRLLPTQGRRSSVPMAFLSSLLKMVIATSSSASSGSCRSDLERRIGLQLDQAILEDVLIPINPNGINSTMYDIDSILRIFSIFLNLDEDDDEEEQHHHRQFRDETEMIYDFDSPGSPKQSSILKVSKLMDNYLAEIAMDPNLTTSKFIALAELLPDHARIISDGLYRAVDIYLKVHPNIKDSERYRLCKTIDSQKLSQEACSHAAQNERLPVQMAVQVLYFEQIRLRNAMSSSIGPTQFLFSSNCHQFPQRSGSGAGSGAISPRDNYASVRRENRELKLEVARMRMRLTDLEKDHISIKQELVKSNPGTKLFKSFAKKISKLNSLFSFSSLKPSFSGKASSESRFLFQRKRRHSVS; translated from the exons ATGGAATATAGAAGCATTTCTTATATGATCGTCAAATTCAA GCCGATCTCCGATGTCTCTAGTGATCTTACAGTTCAAGTTGGATCTTCCAGTTTCTGTCTTCATAAG ttTCCTCTTGTGTCTCGGAGTGGGAAAATCCGAAAGCTTCTAGCGGATCCAAAAATCTCTAATATTTGTCTCCCGAATGCTCCTGGAGGATCTGAGGCTTTTGAGCTTGCAGCCAAGTTCTGTTATGGAATCGACATTGAAATCAACCTTCTTAACATAGCTAAGCTCCGTTGTGCATCTCATTATCTTGAGATGACAGAGGATTTCTCAGAGGACAATCTCGCTACCAAAACAGAACATTTCTTGAAAGAGACGATCTTCCCAAGTATTTCTAATTCCATCGTCGTTCTACATCATtgcgaaaccctaatcccagtCTCTGAAGATATCAACTTGGTGAATCGATTAATCATAGCTATAGCCAACAATGCCTGCAAGGAACAGCTAACCTCTGGTCTTTTAAAGCTCGATTATACGTTTTCAGGTACAAATATCGAACCAGAAACTCCATTAGACTGGTGGGGGAAGTCACTAGCTATTCTGAATCTTGATTTCTTCCAGAGAGTTGTCTCTGCGGTTAAGTCCAAAGGGTTAAGACAAGACGTGATCAGCAAGATTCTGATAAGCTACACGAATAAGTCTCTTCAAGGGCTAATGGTTCGCGATCCTAAACTAGAGAAAGACAGGGTTCTTGATGTGGAATGTAAGAAGAAACAGCGGTTGATTGTGGAAACAATAGTGAGGTTACTTCCaacacaaggaagaagaagctctgtTCCAATGGCGTTCCTTTCAAGTCTTCTCAAAATGGTCATCGCAACATCATCATCCGCTTCCTCAGGATCCTGTAGATCAGATTTAGAACGAAGGATCGGTCTGCAGTTGGATCAAGCCATCCTCGAAGACGTCTTGATTCCGATAAATCCCAACGGAATCAACAGCACCATGTACGACATCGATTCTATCTTGAGAATCTTCTCTATATTCTTGAACCTCGATGAAgacgatgacgaagaagaacaacatcatcatcgtcaATTTAGAGACGAAACAGAGATGATCTACGATTTCGACAGTCCCGGGTCTCCAAAACAGAGCTCAATCCTAAAAGTATCGAAGCTAATGGATAACTATCTAGCAGAG ATAGCAATGGATCCAAATCTCACAACTTCAAAGTTTATAGCTTTAGCAGAACTCTTACCAGATCATGCTCGTATCATCAGTGATGGACTCTATCGAGCCGTTGACATTTACCTCAAA GTTCATCCGAATATAAAGGATTCGGAGCGTTATCGTCTCTGTAAGACGATAGATTCACAGAAACTATCACAAGAAGCTTGTAGCCACGCGGCTCAAAACGAGAGATTACCTGTGCAAATGGCCGTACAAGTGTTATACTTTGAGCAGATCAGACTTAGAAACGCAATGAGCAGTAGCATTGGTCCTACTCAGTTTCTATTCAGCAGCAACTGTCATCAGTTTCCTCAACGGTCAGGAAGTGGAGCAG GAAGTGGAGCGATATCTCCAAGAGATAACTATGCGTCGGTAAGgagagaaaacagagagctAAAGCTTGAGGTTGCGAGGATGAGGATGAGATTAACGGATCTAGAGAAAGATCACATCTCGATTAAGCAAGAACTCGTGAAATCTAACCCAGGGACTAAGCTTTTCAAGTCATTTGCTAAGAAGATAAGTAAACTCAATTCTCTCTTCAGTTTCAGTAGTCTTAAACCTTCCTTCAGTGGCAAGGCAAGTTCTGAGAGTCGTTTCTTGTTTCAGAGAAAAAGACGacactctgtttcttga
- the LOC104754408 gene encoding peroxisome biogenesis protein 6, translated as MVERRSPLILSSTRTTLRSVLNSLQPVSSDGERVPNHDGVVSGASVKLSAGILRCHNDSKLDTLDDSSLVGLSTQLLKRLSINSGSLVVVKNSEIGIHRVAQVVVLDPPNKLEDASLTSIPVSGSLHTMLVFPTYDLMGQQLLDQEVAYLSPMLAFNLSLHISCLKSFVHRGNGVLEKYFEAKFDEEFIEKSAVDESRIGLDLEPVSEVPGYASHLRVSFVKIPECGSIQSLKVNSSFEAEERQGLIDSALHKYFGTDRHLSRGDIFRVYIDWNCGSGICIPCSQRLCSEGDDFIYFKVVAMEPSNERFLRVNHSQTALVLGGTVSSGLPPDLLVSRSKVPMPLQEDIVNILASVLSPPLCPSALASKLRVAVLLHGLPGCGKKTVVNYVARRLGLHVVEYSCHSLLASSERKTSTALAQTFNMARRYSPTILLLRHFDVFKNLGSQDGSMGDRVGVSSEIASVIRELTEPVSNGEYSSMEEHSDSNISVEVGKFRGHQVLLIASAESTEGLSPTIRRCFSHEIRMGSLNDEQRSEMLSQSLQGVSQLLNTSSDDFLKGMVGQTSGFLPRDLRALVADAGANLFISQESETKKINYLSDNLSGVDVIDQASQLGNSSERLTGEEDFTKALDRSKKRNASALGAPKVPNVKWDDVGGLEDVKTSILDTVQLPLLHKDLFSSGLRKRSGVLLYGPPGTGKTLLAKAVATECSLNFLSVKGPELINMYIGESEKNVRDIFEKARSARPCVIFFDELDSLAPARGASGDSGGVMDRVVSQMLAEIDGLSDSSQDLFIIGASNRPDLIDPALLRPGRFDKLLYVGVNADASYRERVLKALTRKFKLSEDVSLYSVAKKCPSTFTGADMYALCADAWFQAAKRKVSKSDSGDFPPEDDPDSVVVEYVDFIKAMDQLSPSLSVAELKKYETLRDQFEGRSS; from the exons ATGGTGGAGAGACGGAGTCCTCTGATTCTATCATCCACCAGAACTACACTCCGTTCAGTGCTCAATTCGTTACAACCCGTCTCTTCCGATGGCGAACGAGTTCCGAATCACGACGGGGTTGTTTCGGGTGCATCCGTTAAGTTGTCTGCGGGGATTCTCCGGTGCCACAATGATTCGAAATTGGATACTTTGGATGACTCTTCTTTGGTGGGACTCTCTACTCAACTGCTCAAGAGACTATCTATCAACTCTGGTTCTTTG GTTGTTGTGAAGAACAGTGAGATAGGCATTCACCGGGTTGCACAAGTTGTTGTACTTGATCCTCCCAACAAGCTTGAAGATGCATCTCTCACTAGTATACCTGTTTCGGGCTCTCTTCATACGATGCTTGTCTTTCCAACTTATGATTTGATGGGGCAACAGTTATTAGATCAAGAGGTTGCTTACTTGTCCCCAATGTTAGCTTTTAATCTTAGTTTGCACATATCTTGCTTGAAATCCTTTGTTCATCGAGGGAATGGGGTCTTAGAGAAGTATTTTGAAGCTAAGTTTGACGAGGAGTTTATTGAAAAATCTGCGGTAGATGAGTCAAGGATTGGTTTGGATTTGGAACCTGTGTCCGAAGTTCCAGGGTATGCATCACATCTGAgagtttcttttgttaaaatccCAGAGTGTGGTTCCATTCAATCCCTGAAAGTCAATTCGTCGTTTGAAGCTGAAGAGCGACAAGGGTTAATAGATTCCGCATTGCATAAGTATTTTGGAACTGATAGACATCTGTCAAGAGGCGATATATTTCGCGTTTACATTGACTGGAACTGTGGTTCAGGTATATGTATTCCATGTAGTCAAAGGTTGTGCTCAGAAGGCGATGACTTTATATATTTCAAG GTCGTTGCGATGGAACCTTCTAATGAGAGATTTCTTCGAGTCAATCATTCCCAAACCGCCCTTGTCCTTGGAGGAACTGTCTCTTCTGGTCTTCCACCAGACTTGCTGGTTTCTAGATCAAAGGTTCCTATGCCCTTACAGGAGGACATAGTAAATATTTTGGCATCGGTGCTTTCGCCACCTCTCTGTCCATCAGCACTCGCCTCAAAACTCAGGGTTGCTGTTTTATTGCATGGTCTTCCAG GGTGCGGGAAGAAAACTGTTGTTAACTATGTTGCTAGGAGGTTGGGGCTGCATGTAGTCGAATATAGCTGTCACAGTTTATTAGCATCATCTGAGAGGAAAACATCTACTGCGTTGGCCCAGACTTTTAATATGGCAAGAAG ATATTCACCAACGATACTTCTGCTCCGGCATTTTGATGTGTTTAAAAATCTGGGCTCTCAGGATGGCTCAATGGGTGATCGAGTTGGCGTGTCCTCTGAGATTGCATCAGTTATTAGGGAACTCACCGAGCCAGTTTCTAATGGTGAATACAGTTCCATGGAAGAACATTCAGATAGCAATATT TCTGTAGAAGTTGGAAAGTTTAGGGGACATCAAGTGCTGTTGATCGCATCTGCTGAAAGTACTGAGGGTCTCTCTCCAACAATCAGGCGTTGCTTCAGCCACGAAATACGTATGGGTTCTTTGAATGACGAACAGAGATCAGAGATGCTGTCTCAGTCACTCCAAGGTGTTTCTCAACTCCTTAAT ACCAGCTCAGACGATTTTTTGAAAGGAATGGTGGGACAGACTTCTGGCTTCCTTCCTCGGGACTTGCGTGCTCTTGTAGCTGATGCTGGTGCCAACTTATTCATCAGTCAAGAGTCCGAGACCAAGAAAATTAATTACCTTTCAGATAATCTTAGTGGAGTTGATGTAATAGACCAGGCAAGCCAATTAGGTAACAGCAGTGAGAGATTAACAGGTGAGGAGGACTTTACTAAAGCTTTGGACAGATCAAAGAAGCGAAATGCATCAGCCCTTGGTGCTCCTAAG GTTCCAAATGTGAAATGGGATGATGTTGGTGGGCTTGAGGATGTGAAGACATCGATATTGGACACAGTTCAATTACCTCTCCTGcataaagatttattttcttctggaTTGCGTAAACGTTCTGGTGTGCTTCTCTATGGCCCTCCAGGAACAGGGAAA aCTTTACTGGCGAAAGCTGTGGCGACAGAGTGCTCCCTAAATTTCCTAAGTGTAAAAGGTCCAGAATTGATCAACATGTATATTGGAGAGTCGGAGAAAAATGTTCGAGATATATTCGAAAag GCGAGGTCAGCCCGGCCTTGTGTGATCTTCTTTGATGAGCTTGATTCTCTTGCTCCAGCTCGAGGTGCTTCGGGTGATTCTGGAGGAGTCATGGATCGAGTGGTCTCTCAGATGCTTGCAGAGATCGACGGACTCAGCGATTCATCCCAGGATCTGTTTATCATAGGGGCAAGCAACAGACCTGACTTGATTGATCCAGCTCTTTTACGACCTGGCAGATTCGACAAACTTCTATATGTTGGAGTCAATGCTGATGCATCTTACAGAGAAAG GGTCCTTAAAGCACTTACTCGGAAATTTAAGTTAAGCGAAGATGTATCTCTTTATTCAGTAGCAAAGAAGTGTCCCTCTACATTCACTGGCGCTGATATGTATGCATTGTGTGCTGATGCTTGGTTTCAGGCAGCTAAGCgaaag GTGTCAAAATCAGATTCAGGGGATTTTCCTCCAGAAGATGATCCAGATTCAGTTGTTGTAGAGTATGTAGATTTTATAAAG GCAATGGATCAGCTCTCGCCATCGCTCTCCGTAGCTGAGCTTAAGAAGTATGAGACGCTTCGAGATCAATTTGAAGGCCGTTCGAGTTAA
- the LOC104754409 gene encoding BTB/POZ domain-containing protein At1g03010 isoform X3 has translation MGLVTVGELKPAFTGKRGFRLNSSIRHASEWPISDVSSDLTVQVGSSSFCLHKFPLVSRSGKIRKLLADPKISNICLPNAPGGSEAFELAAKFCYGIDIEINLLNIAKLRCASHYLEMTEDFSEDNLATKTEHFLKETIFPSISNSIVVLHHCETLIPVSEDINLVNRLIIAIANNACKEQLTSGLLKLDYTFSGTNIEPETPLDWWGKSLAILNLDFFQRVVSAVKSKGLRQDVISKILISYTNKSLQGLMVRDPKLEKDRVLDVECKKKQRLIVETIVRLLPTQGRRSSVPMAFLSSLLKMVIATSSSASSGSCRSDLERRIGLQLDQAILEDVLIPINPNGINSTMYDIDSILRIFSIFLNLDEDDDEEEQHHHRQFRDETEMIYDFDSPGSPKQSSILKVSKLMDNYLAEIAMDPNLTTSKFIALAELLPDHARIISDGLYRAVDIYLKVHPNIKDSERYRLCKTIDSQKLSQEACSHAAQNERLPVQMAVQVLYFEQIRLRNAMSSSIGPTQFLFSSNCHQFPQRSGSGAGSGAISPRDNYASVRRENRELKLEVARMRMRLTDLEKDHISIKQELVKSNPGTKLFKSFAKKISKLNSLFSFSSLKPSFSGKASSESRFLFQRKRRHSVS, from the exons ATGGGACTTGTTACAGTCGGAGAATTGAAGCCAGCTTTCACAGGAAAGAGAGGGTTTCGTCTCAATTCAAGTATCAGGCATGCCTCTGAAtg GCCGATCTCCGATGTCTCTAGTGATCTTACAGTTCAAGTTGGATCTTCCAGTTTCTGTCTTCATAAG ttTCCTCTTGTGTCTCGGAGTGGGAAAATCCGAAAGCTTCTAGCGGATCCAAAAATCTCTAATATTTGTCTCCCGAATGCTCCTGGAGGATCTGAGGCTTTTGAGCTTGCAGCCAAGTTCTGTTATGGAATCGACATTGAAATCAACCTTCTTAACATAGCTAAGCTCCGTTGTGCATCTCATTATCTTGAGATGACAGAGGATTTCTCAGAGGACAATCTCGCTACCAAAACAGAACATTTCTTGAAAGAGACGATCTTCCCAAGTATTTCTAATTCCATCGTCGTTCTACATCATtgcgaaaccctaatcccagtCTCTGAAGATATCAACTTGGTGAATCGATTAATCATAGCTATAGCCAACAATGCCTGCAAGGAACAGCTAACCTCTGGTCTTTTAAAGCTCGATTATACGTTTTCAGGTACAAATATCGAACCAGAAACTCCATTAGACTGGTGGGGGAAGTCACTAGCTATTCTGAATCTTGATTTCTTCCAGAGAGTTGTCTCTGCGGTTAAGTCCAAAGGGTTAAGACAAGACGTGATCAGCAAGATTCTGATAAGCTACACGAATAAGTCTCTTCAAGGGCTAATGGTTCGCGATCCTAAACTAGAGAAAGACAGGGTTCTTGATGTGGAATGTAAGAAGAAACAGCGGTTGATTGTGGAAACAATAGTGAGGTTACTTCCaacacaaggaagaagaagctctgtTCCAATGGCGTTCCTTTCAAGTCTTCTCAAAATGGTCATCGCAACATCATCATCCGCTTCCTCAGGATCCTGTAGATCAGATTTAGAACGAAGGATCGGTCTGCAGTTGGATCAAGCCATCCTCGAAGACGTCTTGATTCCGATAAATCCCAACGGAATCAACAGCACCATGTACGACATCGATTCTATCTTGAGAATCTTCTCTATATTCTTGAACCTCGATGAAgacgatgacgaagaagaacaacatcatcatcgtcaATTTAGAGACGAAACAGAGATGATCTACGATTTCGACAGTCCCGGGTCTCCAAAACAGAGCTCAATCCTAAAAGTATCGAAGCTAATGGATAACTATCTAGCAGAGATAGCAATGGATCCAAATCTCACAACTTCAAAGTTTATAGCTTTAGCAGAACTCTTACCAGATCATGCTCGTATCATCAGTGATGGACTCTATCGAGCCGTTGACATTTACCTCAAA GTTCATCCGAATATAAAGGATTCGGAGCGTTATCGTCTCTGTAAGACGATAGATTCACAGAAACTATCACAAGAAGCTTGTAGCCACGCGGCTCAAAACGAGAGATTACCTGTGCAAATGGCCGTACAAGTGTTATACTTTGAGCAGATCAGACTTAGAAACGCAATGAGCAGTAGCATTGGTCCTACTCAGTTTCTATTCAGCAGCAACTGTCATCAGTTTCCTCAACGGTCAGGAAGTGGAGCAG GAAGTGGAGCGATATCTCCAAGAGATAACTATGCGTCGGTAAGgagagaaaacagagagctAAAGCTTGAGGTTGCGAGGATGAGGATGAGATTAACGGATCTAGAGAAAGATCACATCTCGATTAAGCAAGAACTCGTGAAATCTAACCCAGGGACTAAGCTTTTCAAGTCATTTGCTAAGAAGATAAGTAAACTCAATTCTCTCTTCAGTTTCAGTAGTCTTAAACCTTCCTTCAGTGGCAAGGCAAGTTCTGAGAGTCGTTTCTTGTTTCAGAGAAAAAGACGacactctgtttcttga
- the LOC104754409 gene encoding BTB/POZ domain-containing protein At1g03010 isoform X1 has protein sequence MGLVTVGELKPAFTGKRGFRLNSSIRHASEWPISDVSSDLTVQVGSSSFCLHKFPLVSRSGKIRKLLADPKISNICLPNAPGGSEAFELAAKFCYGIDIEINLLNIAKLRCASHYLEMTEDFSEDNLATKTEHFLKETIFPSISNSIVVLHHCETLIPVSEDINLVNRLIIAIANNACKEQLTSGLLKLDYTFSGTNIEPETPLDWWGKSLAILNLDFFQRVVSAVKSKGLRQDVISKILISYTNKSLQGLMVRDPKLEKDRVLDVECKKKQRLIVETIVRLLPTQGRRSSVPMAFLSSLLKMVIATSSSASSGSCRSDLERRIGLQLDQAILEDVLIPINPNGINSTMYDIDSILRIFSIFLNLDEDDDEEEQHHHRQFRDETEMIYDFDSPGSPKQSSILKVSKLMDNYLAEIAMDPNLTTSKFIALAELLPDHARIISDGLYRAVDIYLKVHPNIKDSERYRLCKTIDSQKLSQEACSHAAQNERLPVQMAVQVLYFEQIRLRNAMSSSIGPTQFLFSSNCHQFPQRSGSGAGSGAISPRDNYASVRRENRELKLEVARMRMRLTDLEKDHISIKQELVKSNPGTKLFKSFAKKISKLNSLFSFSSLKPSFSGKASSESRFLFQRKRRHSVS, from the exons ATGGGACTTGTTACAGTCGGAGAATTGAAGCCAGCTTTCACAGGAAAGAGAGGGTTTCGTCTCAATTCAAGTATCAGGCATGCCTCTGAAtg GCCGATCTCCGATGTCTCTAGTGATCTTACAGTTCAAGTTGGATCTTCCAGTTTCTGTCTTCATAAG ttTCCTCTTGTGTCTCGGAGTGGGAAAATCCGAAAGCTTCTAGCGGATCCAAAAATCTCTAATATTTGTCTCCCGAATGCTCCTGGAGGATCTGAGGCTTTTGAGCTTGCAGCCAAGTTCTGTTATGGAATCGACATTGAAATCAACCTTCTTAACATAGCTAAGCTCCGTTGTGCATCTCATTATCTTGAGATGACAGAGGATTTCTCAGAGGACAATCTCGCTACCAAAACAGAACATTTCTTGAAAGAGACGATCTTCCCAAGTATTTCTAATTCCATCGTCGTTCTACATCATtgcgaaaccctaatcccagtCTCTGAAGATATCAACTTGGTGAATCGATTAATCATAGCTATAGCCAACAATGCCTGCAAGGAACAGCTAACCTCTGGTCTTTTAAAGCTCGATTATACGTTTTCAGGTACAAATATCGAACCAGAAACTCCATTAGACTGGTGGGGGAAGTCACTAGCTATTCTGAATCTTGATTTCTTCCAGAGAGTTGTCTCTGCGGTTAAGTCCAAAGGGTTAAGACAAGACGTGATCAGCAAGATTCTGATAAGCTACACGAATAAGTCTCTTCAAGGGCTAATGGTTCGCGATCCTAAACTAGAGAAAGACAGGGTTCTTGATGTGGAATGTAAGAAGAAACAGCGGTTGATTGTGGAAACAATAGTGAGGTTACTTCCaacacaaggaagaagaagctctgtTCCAATGGCGTTCCTTTCAAGTCTTCTCAAAATGGTCATCGCAACATCATCATCCGCTTCCTCAGGATCCTGTAGATCAGATTTAGAACGAAGGATCGGTCTGCAGTTGGATCAAGCCATCCTCGAAGACGTCTTGATTCCGATAAATCCCAACGGAATCAACAGCACCATGTACGACATCGATTCTATCTTGAGAATCTTCTCTATATTCTTGAACCTCGATGAAgacgatgacgaagaagaacaacatcatcatcgtcaATTTAGAGACGAAACAGAGATGATCTACGATTTCGACAGTCCCGGGTCTCCAAAACAGAGCTCAATCCTAAAAGTATCGAAGCTAATGGATAACTATCTAGCAGAG ATAGCAATGGATCCAAATCTCACAACTTCAAAGTTTATAGCTTTAGCAGAACTCTTACCAGATCATGCTCGTATCATCAGTGATGGACTCTATCGAGCCGTTGACATTTACCTCAAA GTTCATCCGAATATAAAGGATTCGGAGCGTTATCGTCTCTGTAAGACGATAGATTCACAGAAACTATCACAAGAAGCTTGTAGCCACGCGGCTCAAAACGAGAGATTACCTGTGCAAATGGCCGTACAAGTGTTATACTTTGAGCAGATCAGACTTAGAAACGCAATGAGCAGTAGCATTGGTCCTACTCAGTTTCTATTCAGCAGCAACTGTCATCAGTTTCCTCAACGGTCAGGAAGTGGAGCAG GAAGTGGAGCGATATCTCCAAGAGATAACTATGCGTCGGTAAGgagagaaaacagagagctAAAGCTTGAGGTTGCGAGGATGAGGATGAGATTAACGGATCTAGAGAAAGATCACATCTCGATTAAGCAAGAACTCGTGAAATCTAACCCAGGGACTAAGCTTTTCAAGTCATTTGCTAAGAAGATAAGTAAACTCAATTCTCTCTTCAGTTTCAGTAGTCTTAAACCTTCCTTCAGTGGCAAGGCAAGTTCTGAGAGTCGTTTCTTGTTTCAGAGAAAAAGACGacactctgtttcttga